The Culex quinquefasciatus strain JHB chromosome 2, VPISU_Cqui_1.0_pri_paternal, whole genome shotgun sequence genome contains the following window.
CGCGCAGCGACCGAATCTTCCCGACCAGGTCCCGCCGGTACTTGGGCAGCAGCTCGGCACCGTCCAGCAGACCTTGCGGCAGATCGGGAATGTTGCTGGGGGGCGTTCGGTGGGGCGTCGAGTCCTGAAAAACAAACTCCAACTTTAGAACCATCAAATCCGTGTACCAACCTCTCAAATCACATACCATTGGCAATCCGTTACTTCCGGTGGCAGCTCCGGCCGGTTCAGCCGATCCTAGCCggtaaccaccaccaccactgggAGTTCCGTTCGAGACCTGCGGCCCGGCACCGGAGAGCGCTGCCATGAGGGCGGCCGCCGATGCCGAACAGCCACTTGGACCTGCGGCGGCAGGACTGGGACCGGGGGTGGCCACCGCTGCAGGCGATGCCTGCTGGGGCGTTCCCGGTGGAACCTTCCGGATCGCGTGCAGAATGTGGCCGTTGAGCCGGGGGTCGGTAAACTGGGTCGTGCGGTTGTTGTGGTCCACAAAGTACACCCGGCCGGATGCGGTTTTGCGCTGCTCCCAGCCGTGGGGAAGCGGACCGAGCGTGTCCGGGGCGATGTTCTGGGTGTCGAAGTCGCGCGGTATCCGGGGGTCGTGCCAGGTGGACATCTTGGTTGGTATGTGGTAGAAGTAGACCTGTCCCTGTTGGGTTATTCGCATTTCTGGAAAATAAGCAGACAGAAGAATAATAGATAAAATCTACGTTTTTCACTTATTCAGTACTCACCGTAACCGGGCGGCAAATCCGCGGCCGGCCGCACCGCCGGCACACTGCCTCTGCTTTGCGGTGGCATCACCAGTGGTGGCCGGGCGGTTCGCGACGATCTCCGCCGCGAGGATGGTTCTTCAACGCCACGCGAAGACCGCCTCATTCGTTGGGCCGACGACTCGCGACTACTGCTCGCCGGATCTCCACTGCCAGTCGGCGTTGCTCCTCCGGCCGTTGGCGGCTGCTGGGGCTGTGGCTGGGACCTTCCGGCTGGGGATTCACCGTTCGGTAGATACGAAGAAGGCACTTGCGGCTGGGGCGCGGCGTTGGCAGAGTTGGACGTTCCGTTGATGAGGACCACCCCATTGAGGGATGGCGTCGGCGTCGCCGTTGCCGCGCCCGAACTGGAACTGTTTAGCACTGGGAAGTTTGGTCCGCCTGCGGGTACGACGTTTGTGCTGCTATTGCTAGGTTGGGTTGGGGTGCAGTGCGCGCTTGGAATATTACCATTGCTGGTCGGAGTTCGCACTGCGGACGGATCGATGGACAGCGACCCCAGGGTGTTTGGCAGTCCGGCTAGAGCACCAGTGTTCCGCGGAGTGGCAATTTCTCCTGGGACCTTTGGCGTCACCGGACTGTTGTTTTCACTCAACGGACTTGTGCTCGAGCTTGGCGTAATTAGCATGCTTTCGTCCCTAATTCTGACCGGACTTTTTGCCTCATGTCGACTAgatccaccaccaccacccccacCAGGACCACTTCCCGGCCCTCCATTCACCAACCCCCCGACCCCATTCTCCAAGTCTTTCGTCCTGTCCTTGTTCACCACGTTGTTACAGTTCTCCTTGTTGTTTGAGCTATTGTTGAGCATTATCTCCGTCGAGTGCCTCCGACTTCCCGAGTCATTAGACTGAATACTATTGATGCTGTTGTTGGTCGCTGATTTGGACGGCCCCGGCGGAACCGATTCACCGTTGGTCATCGCCGCGACCGCCGCAGCACTGGCCGGCTCCGTCGGCGCGTTCCACTGGGTCGTTTTGGTCACGTGGTTCACGTAGTACACCCGGCCCGCCTGCGTGTGGCGTTCCTCCCAACCAGCTGGGAGTTCGTCCTTCAGGATCTCGTTGTCGTTGTCGTTGTCCGGCCCGCGGACATCCCCGGCGGGGCCAACGATGGCCAGCGGAGTGCCACCGGTGGTGCCATCGCGCGACATGAACGACACGATGATTTGGCCCTTGACCGGGTCCGGGTCGTCGTGGGAAGCTTTGCGCAGGTCGAGCCTTTGGTCTGGAATGAGGCAGAAAGAGAGAAAAATGCCGTgagtcatttgatttttttgaatttcagaatttatgtTTCACATTGTATGAAAAGTGAGTTATTAAATATAAAGCAAACATTAACTACAGTTATGAATACCTATGCAAAATTTACCTAACTCGATATGGCCGAATGATAAGCATGCCatggtttaaaaattgatagAGATCTAggctgcaaaattaattatgcaACAGtacacgaagaaaaaaaaacagttcccaACATCaggaacaagcgttcatgaaattcggaatcaagaacaaagtattcaaaaatcatggtacaTGTTTCAAAAACCTACCATGTAACGCGAACACTTTGTTTGTGGTTTTATGAACGCTTGtttccgattttggaaactgatttttctccgtgcacagTTGTCTAGAAATCATTAgctttttaagagcgagtttttcaccaatgtgaaacaggtcgtatcgaggtgctccgatttggatgaaactttcagcgtttgtttgtcacCTCAaaattacgtgaaattttccgaggattccaaatatgtcacaattgagaccaaaaagtgccgtcttgttggcctacagggcaacaGTTAACGTTGAAAAATGTTCGTTatagaaaaatcttaaaactacgataaaaactgcgattggccaaaaagttaattccataggcttatagtccatgaaattctctaacttttgacctgtgggagtatgggtgttggaggctgttgcaaaaagatattagggttttaaaaaaaatccatgtttaacagtaatttgcaaaagctatgagaaaaagttaaatcctggatgtctatggctgatattgaagtgcttcaaaagacctttcgaatgcatctaagagtgtAGGAATTGATGTagttttactgaaatgcgagcaatttttatatttttacgttttttggacctcatTACTTCAATGCCCTTTTTAcctcacttccctttgtcgtcgagggctcatatttggcatgagttcatctccgatatttcagccaaatcggagcacctcggttcgacctctagaacaaaccgaacagaatctacaaatactgcttcttaaaaatctcaatttaaaCATCTTGTcataaaaacttttatttttggtacagtatTTACATTGTACTGTCACAAATATTCAGGAAAAAAGTCAAATTATTTATGTCACAGACACAGCCGGATTGGCGTAGGACTACGTAATGTTTTGATATGTGGATATGTGATATGTCAttgaattgtttaaatagtaaaacttttttgccaccattgaaaatttaatagcaaattgctgaatgattttcgaatcgaatggaacagAAATCGTATCGATTCATTTTGAGGGAAGGAAGTTATAAGCGTTtaacggatgacgcagtatttcagtattttttttttggcagggGCACTCCAGTACCTTCGAAAAAAAAGACGTAATCCTACGTCAAAAAACGAGACCAAACATGCACAACATTtagaatattgtaaaaaaaaaaaaaattgtgtatggCCTGTTTTTTTGATTATATTGCATATATTGACAACTGCCTTctaagagaaaaaaatatttcttgtcattgaaaagaaaatatcaatcaaaataGTAAAGAAAATGGTTTTAAACAActggcatttttattttaaccctctacagagcaactctctacgaaatcggccgatttcgaccatttttattttttctatttttttgtttgacttaaactttgtgggggccttccctatgaccaaataagctattttgcgttgcgtttttggttcacccatacaagtctcgatacaattttggcagctgtccatacaaaaatggtatgtaaatattcaaacagctgtaacttttgagtgaattttctgatcaatttggtgtcttcggcaaagttgtaggtagtgttgaagactattgagaaaaactaGGTACAcgcattttttaatcaacttttttctcactaaaactcaatttcccaaaatacgtattttttgattttcgagattttttgatatgttttaggggacaaaaatccgcaacttttgagccatagaaaaacatggtcaaaaaatctgccgccgagttatgaatttttgaaaaaaacagtaatttttggaaagtgatttatgcaaaaacatgtttgacattattttttaatacaaaattgaatttgcaatcgaaaagtacttcacagtttttttttgataaagggctccgttttcaagatcaagccaccaaaattttgattttagcgaaatatttgcagttttttaatttttcaaaatagtgaccatgagtgaccatttctaaagatatttttttagaggttccgaaaatttgctataaaattgtctaagagacattgaagataggACCTCGGGTTgatgagatagagccgctttaagaaaaagaaacacgaaaattgaagttttcttaatctcaccaaaataacccaccattttctaataacgatatctaattaaaaaaagttttttcgttgTTTAATATTCAGCCGTAAGGCTCAAATATGACCCCAAAAATGATCATAAGTGATTTCTAAATGTTCaatctaaaatggcggtgatgaagtattgagaaaatgcatttgcaGTCAAAACATTTTGACGAAAAAACGAGCACAGAGCTCGAATTTGAAACACCAGAAACCAGaaacactttgaatttttcaaaaatatttagactggACCGAATGGTTTtactccaaagtttgtatggagaattaggacGGTTCCTCGCTCTTGCATACAATCCAGAAACTGCGAgcaatatgtgggagtagcgaacagcactaattcGTCATACAAACTTCGGTGAAAAACCATTCGACccaaaacttcatgcttcccctcgcgTTGAGTCTGCGCAGAAAATTTTTTGTACGGTGGGattaagtaaaaaataaaacgtttttTAATCGTGGCCATACTACCAAAAAATGCAACAACAAAATATAAAGCTATTTTGGATTTTAGaagaaatttgacaaaaaaattaattcatcaTTACGAAATCTTTTTatcaagttgatttttttccttcagACTTTTATGGCATTATAAAAAATGTATCAGGCTGTCTTCTTACGAGCCCTCAGAAGCCATATAAAAGTCAAATTATGCCATCGCCATCATGCGGTTGGTTCTGCAGCACATGCAGGAcagatcatatgatttctaCCATCAGCTGATGACGATATCTGGGTTGCTTGTGGCtgcacaaaataaaaattgcatttttcctcaatctcttctttttcttttgcttCCGACTGGGGGGATAGTGGTTCATCATATAAACCTGGTGTGGCGATGAATATAAATATAGGTTCCCGAGAGCACAACAATGACGCGCCTTGCAAgagaaattttaattctttagcGTAATTACGAGAGACACTTGCAGTCAGCGGCGCACTGCAATCAAATATAGGAGACGATCCACCAGCGGCAAGAGTTGCATTCAGTCCGATGTGTGTGTGACGACGATGGATGACGACGAGGAAAAATAACAAACAGCTCCATTCAAGGTCGTCTACGTGTGAATTTTGAAGTCATTCATTGCCTTTTCGCGTATTTTTTtctacttcttcttcttcttatatACCTACTCACTATACTACATCATTACACACAACATACTATCACTTTGAATTCCGTGTCGGTGGCACACACGTCCAGCGGGATAACCCTTGATTAAACTATAGTCACATCGGGAATCGTAGTTTGCAACATCCAGATTCAAATTTCCTGTTGTTAGCACaagtattgttaaaaaaatgttttaaggtTAGGTTTTCATAACAACGATTGATGAAATCTAGCGTTTTTAAggtccattttattttttttttacttgttggGTGATGTTGAAACAGCTTTGAGTCAGAGCATTGAGAGTTATATTTAACAAAtaagaacagtttttttttctttagcatTTTTTGGGTTTGGTGAACTTGGGTTCTAAATATGATCTTGACTGATGATTTGACAGGTAGCGCTCCAAACTTGCTATTCTATAGTGATTAAATTGCCTTTTTATcgttaccaaaaataacaatgctaaaaagttcaacttttcagcatttgtttggaaaagtaaCACGTTTTGACACTCTTCTGGACACACGGACGCCAATCTAATGCAAGAAAACATAGTTTCACTGAAAAATTGTattcaaaagtgtttttttcttaattaaaaatcGGCATACGGGatgataaagagcacgattcggtagtaaaatggtactgtgtgcggacgcagaggataaatcccgaaattaccgagagtacttgactcatgggttcatcttcaaaaaaagttcatccataaaaaaaagtaccggtaccgagactcgaacccaagaccttcggcatattgaactgttcctttgccgtatgggccaccatggttcgctGACTaaatggcggtcatttgtccatataagccactcaatatgatgaactgttccaataaaCGAATGAAcacacgaaaattgaattttcctgATTGTTCAAAACAGACCCTTTCACTCGTGAGCACAAATCGAACGCGACGCAAAACTGCTCTGATctattcctaccgtttgtcacttcaaCACGAATTGCTGCTGAAGCTCTCTCTTTCcctctctccctctcactccaatcgggtagtacagcgaataTCTCAAATAGACCGATTATATCGTTCAAAGCtgactcaaaaacaaaaacccgcccgtgtggagcaatcggaccgcgcactggactcacattccagaggtcgccggttcgaatttcgcggcgggcgctctcaaattctttgtgtaaataatagagtgtaacaaaattgacttt
Protein-coding sequences here:
- the LOC6036620 gene encoding E3 ubiquitin-protein ligase SMURF2, which codes for MNKLEYTRRNGTQKIRITILCARNLARKDLFRLPDPFAKIRVDGTAQEYKTDICKASLEPKWNTHYDLYLGKNDSVTISIWNQRKVQKRQGSGFLGCVRIPANTIQSLKDTGYQRLDLRKASHDDPDPVKGQIIVSFMSRDGTTGGTPLAIVGPAGDVRGPDNDNDNEILKDELPAGWEERHTQAGRVYYVNHVTKTTQWNAPTEPASAAAVAAMTNGESVPPGPSKSATNNSINSIQSNDSGSRRHSTEIMLNNSSNNKENCNNVVNKDRTKDLENGVGGLVNGGPGSGPGGGGGGGSSRHEAKSPVRIRDESMLITPSSSTSPLSENNSPVTPKVPGEIATPRNTGALAGLPNTLGSLSIDPSAVRTPTSNGNIPSAHCTPTQPSNSSTNVVPAGGPNFPVLNSSSSGAATATPTPSLNGVVLINGTSNSANAAPQPQVPSSYLPNGESPAGRSQPQPQQPPTAGGATPTGSGDPASSSRESSAQRMRRSSRGVEEPSSRRRSSRTARPPLVMPPQSRGSVPAVRPAADLPPGYEMRITQQGQVYFYHIPTKMSTWHDPRIPRDFDTQNIAPDTLGPLPHGWEQRKTASGRVYFVDHNNRTTQFTDPRLNGHILHAIRKVPPGTPQQASPAAVATPGPSPAAAGPSGCSASAAALMAALSGAGPQVSNGTPSGGGGYRLGSAEPAGAATGSNGLPMDSTPHRTPPSNIPDLPQGLLDGAELLPKYRRDLVGKIRSLRAELQTLQPQSGHCRLEVSRHEIFEESYRLIMKMRQRDMRKRLMVKFKGEEGLDYGGVAREWLHLLSREMLNPQYGLFQYSGDDRYSLQINPDSGVNPDHLSYFHFVGRILGIAVFHNHVLDGGFTLPFYKQLLNKPITLSDIEDVDPELHRSLTWMLENNINGVLDSTFSVENNSFGALKVHELKPNGAQLVVTEENKREYVKLYVNYRFMRGIEQQFLALSKGFGELIPSHLLRPFDERELELVVGGISKIDVIDWKTHTRLKQCTPETPQIVWFWQIVESYSPEMRAQLLQFVTGSCRVPLQGFRALQGSTGAVGPRLFTIHLTADAPIQNLPKAHTCFNRIDLPMYDSYQLMYDKLTQAVEETCGFAVE